The following are encoded together in the Weissella soli genome:
- a CDS encoding AraC family transcriptional regulator, translated as MSYIYEEIKHITAVAINVFIASINHSNYHWHNDYEVMLVLDGSVRLSCKNQTTLCSAGDIALVNSQEVHELIGEGQDNLCLFVQIDRQLMSNPSHPDAQYYFYLNSASESYEPKEGYDVFRHTLAEIGLFAKKEDPGSRHLLQANLHLFLAELYKNCIYDVHPNSNVAVDQEDLKLLTLVLDYVQLHFSSKNIHQDICEDLGVSDKTLYRFLKKYLGFSLKDLVLKNRIDHAKYLLKFEDRPIGYIVSACGFGSDKSFYRAFKKEVGMTPATFKQSDKIIEKTSSVKNYFSTDLGKAMRLLREWD; from the coding sequence ATGAGTTACATTTATGAGGAAATTAAACACATTACAGCAGTCGCAATTAATGTTTTTATCGCTTCAATCAACCATTCAAATTATCATTGGCATAATGATTATGAAGTTATGTTAGTGCTCGACGGGAGCGTTCGGTTAAGTTGCAAAAATCAGACAACTCTATGTTCGGCTGGAGATATTGCTTTAGTTAATTCACAGGAAGTACATGAGCTCATTGGTGAAGGTCAAGATAATTTGTGTCTCTTTGTACAAATTGATCGACAATTAATGAGTAATCCAAGTCACCCTGATGCACAGTATTATTTTTATCTGAATAGTGCAAGTGAAAGTTACGAACCTAAAGAAGGTTATGATGTTTTTCGACATACACTGGCAGAAATTGGATTGTTTGCAAAAAAAGAAGATCCAGGATCGCGACATTTATTGCAAGCAAATCTACACCTTTTTTTGGCAGAACTCTACAAAAACTGTATTTATGATGTTCACCCTAACAGTAATGTAGCGGTCGATCAAGAAGATCTTAAGCTATTAACTTTAGTTTTGGACTATGTTCAACTACACTTTTCATCAAAAAATATTCATCAAGATATTTGTGAAGATTTAGGTGTTTCAGATAAAACTCTCTACCGGTTTTTGAAAAAATACTTGGGATTTTCATTAAAAGATCTCGTATTGAAAAATCGAATTGACCATGCTAAATATCTACTTAAATTTGAAGATAGGCCAATAGGTTATATTGTTTCAGCTTGTGGATTTGGCAGCGATAAATCATTTTACCGTGCATTTAAAAAAGAAGTTGGCATGACACCCGCGACTTTTAAACAATCGGATAAAATTATCGAAAAAACCTCTTCGGTTAAAAATTATTTTTCTACAGATTTGGGTAAAGCAATGCGACTATTACGAGAATGGGATTGA